In Candidatus Babeliales bacterium, the following proteins share a genomic window:
- the mutS gene encoding DNA mismatch repair protein MutS — protein MSELAKNNVTPLMRQYFEIKEHYPETVIMFQVGDFYELFFDDAKKAAAFLGITLTARGKNSGEDIPLCGVPVHALDYYVAKLVKGGFRIAICDQLEEPKPGKVVRRGVTRVLTPGTLTDTQLLDTKSASYLLAFFPMKDQWGLLFGELLTAQLFATIISNEQYQALESELVRFFPDEIVFPAIGDIKTLMSHIGRMGYCTTMHSVAQDDYTDSRAWAERQFKSEIMSSVTQYHSLENAIALLYSYLKKNQQSSLDQFKQLHFYKPDDFLNFDRSTQRHLELVKNNQDGGSKNTLFEVLDGAITAMGSRTIKKWIARPLVKKDAIIQRQDIVAAFIERQSMRNALREKFMEIGDLERIVGRIALGRGILNDYLGLLCAINCLPDIIEQLLPLQELPLMRLIVHSLGNFTQLKRLLSAALNDDASKDWIIKRGFDQKLDYIRDLIEQSNERILALERAEQEKTGINSLKIRYNQVHGYYIEVTKTNSGLVPEHYIRHQTLVGKERFTTAALKELEREIMTARAEVEQLEADVFAQVKKEVFEFTSPLRKTAQSLSYLDALLGFSLIAYENGFARPEFNNTHDIIIHQGRHPVVARLSEHRFIPNDTMLTNDRSLWIITGPNMGGKSTYLRQVALLCIMAQCGSFIPAKSAQLPLLDRIFTRIGASDNVAEGKSTFLVEMEETAYICHEATENSLVILDEVGRGTSTFDGLAIAQAVVEYLYCHVRARCLFATHYHELTNLSSQFPGIANYHAENKKVGDRMLLLYRIEPGIADGSFGVEVAKIAQLPAQIIRRSTELIAQLKSTTIHHETNRSIPAEISQIARENEQLRIAIENNTKKIKDLEFLGATLDDIDFEELSPKKAFDLLWQFKEQRLKKVNARD, from the coding sequence ATGAGTGAGTTAGCCAAAAATAATGTTACGCCTTTGATGAGGCAATATTTCGAAATTAAAGAACACTATCCTGAAACGGTAATAATGTTTCAGGTGGGCGATTTTTATGAACTGTTTTTTGATGATGCAAAAAAAGCGGCCGCTTTTTTGGGTATCACTCTTACTGCGCGCGGGAAAAATAGTGGTGAGGATATTCCATTATGTGGCGTTCCTGTTCATGCACTTGATTATTATGTAGCAAAACTTGTTAAGGGTGGTTTTCGGATTGCAATTTGCGATCAGCTTGAAGAACCAAAGCCTGGCAAAGTTGTGCGTAGAGGAGTTACTCGCGTTTTAACGCCGGGAACGCTGACCGATACGCAATTACTCGATACAAAATCTGCATCTTATTTGCTCGCATTTTTTCCGATGAAAGATCAGTGGGGATTGCTTTTTGGCGAATTGTTAACCGCACAGCTTTTTGCCACTATTATCTCAAATGAGCAGTATCAAGCGTTAGAAAGTGAACTTGTCCGTTTTTTTCCCGATGAAATTGTTTTCCCAGCGATTGGCGATATAAAAACATTAATGTCGCATATTGGGCGCATGGGTTATTGCACGACGATGCATTCAGTTGCACAAGACGATTATACCGATTCACGAGCATGGGCTGAACGTCAATTTAAATCTGAAATCATGAGTTCAGTTACGCAGTATCATTCGTTGGAAAATGCGATAGCGCTTCTGTATAGCTATCTGAAGAAAAATCAACAATCTTCTCTTGATCAGTTCAAGCAGCTCCACTTTTATAAACCTGATGATTTTCTCAATTTTGATCGCAGCACGCAGCGCCATCTTGAATTGGTAAAAAACAATCAAGATGGCGGCAGTAAAAATACTTTGTTTGAAGTTCTTGATGGCGCAATTACAGCGATGGGTTCTCGTACGATAAAAAAATGGATTGCGCGCCCTTTGGTAAAAAAAGATGCAATAATTCAGCGACAAGATATAGTTGCTGCATTTATTGAACGGCAATCGATGCGCAATGCATTGCGCGAAAAATTTATGGAGATTGGTGATTTAGAGCGAATTGTTGGCCGAATAGCACTCGGCAGAGGAATTCTTAACGATTATTTGGGGCTTCTTTGTGCCATTAATTGTTTGCCAGATATTATTGAGCAACTTCTTCCACTGCAAGAATTGCCGCTCATGCGGCTCATTGTGCATTCGCTTGGTAATTTTACTCAGTTAAAGAGATTGCTATCAGCTGCATTAAATGATGATGCGAGTAAAGATTGGATTATTAAGCGGGGATTTGATCAAAAACTTGATTACATTCGCGATTTAATCGAACAAAGTAATGAGCGAATTTTAGCGCTTGAGCGAGCGGAGCAAGAAAAAACCGGCATCAATTCCCTCAAGATTAGATATAATCAAGTTCATGGTTATTATATTGAAGTCACCAAAACAAATAGTGGGCTCGTTCCAGAGCATTATATTCGCCATCAAACGCTTGTTGGCAAAGAGCGATTCACTACAGCAGCATTAAAAGAACTTGAACGAGAAATTATGACAGCACGAGCTGAAGTTGAGCAGCTGGAAGCGGATGTTTTTGCGCAAGTAAAAAAAGAAGTTTTTGAATTTACATCACCCTTGAGAAAAACAGCTCAATCACTTTCTTATTTAGATGCGCTTCTCGGTTTTTCATTAATTGCATACGAGAATGGTTTTGCCCGGCCAGAATTTAATAATACGCACGATATTATTATTCATCAGGGGCGGCATCCGGTTGTCGCACGATTGAGTGAGCATCGATTTATTCCAAACGATACGATGTTAACGAATGATCGTTCTCTTTGGATTATTACTGGCCCAAACATGGGTGGTAAATCGACCTATTTGCGGCAGGTTGCACTGCTATGCATCATGGCGCAATGCGGCAGTTTTATTCCGGCAAAAAGTGCTCAACTCCCATTACTTGATAGAATTTTCACTCGTATTGGGGCGAGCGATAATGTGGCAGAAGGCAAAAGTACTTTCTTGGTTGAAATGGAAGAAACCGCATACATTTGCCATGAAGCAACGGAAAATAGTTTGGTTATTTTAGATGAAGTAGGGCGCGGCACAAGTACTTTCGACGGTCTGGCAATTGCGCAGGCGGTTGTTGAATATCTTTATTGTCATGTTCGTGCGCGGTGCCTTTTTGCAACTCATTATCATGAGCTCACGAATTTGAGTAGCCAGTTTCCTGGCATCGCTAATTATCACGCCGAAAATAAAAAAGTGGGAGATAGAATGCTCCTTCTCTATCGCATTGAACCGGGAATCGCGGATGGCAGTTTTGGTGTTGAAGTAGCAAAGATTGCGCAATTGCCAGCGCAAATTATTCGCAGATCCACTGAACTAATTGCGCAGTTGAAATCAACGACAATTCATCACGAAACAAATAGATCAATTCCGGCAGAAATTAGTCAGATCGCGAGAGAAAATGAACAATTAAGAATTGCGATTGAAAACAATACGAAAAAAATCAAAGATCTCGAATTTCTTGGCGCAACGCTCGATGATATTGACTTTGAAGAATTGTCACCAAAAAAAGCGTTTGATTTACTCTGGCAGTTTAAAGAGCAGCGCCTGAAAAAAGTGAACGCTCGCGATTAA
- the rplU gene encoding 50S ribosomal protein L21, which yields MEQKTRTKATENPSVPTFERYAIIQTGGKQYQAIEGKTIAIEKIEGEAGAQLEFDALLRKMGPGEIQIGQPTLPTKVKASIVKQMKAPKVIVFKFKRRKKSRVKKGHRQLMTVVRIESI from the coding sequence ATGGAACAAAAAACACGCACCAAAGCCACAGAAAATCCATCTGTTCCGACATTTGAACGCTATGCGATCATTCAAACCGGTGGTAAACAATATCAAGCGATAGAAGGAAAAACCATCGCTATTGAAAAAATTGAAGGTGAAGCAGGAGCTCAACTTGAGTTCGATGCACTTCTACGCAAGATGGGCCCAGGAGAAATCCAAATTGGCCAACCAACCTTGCCAACCAAGGTGAAAGCATCGATCGTGAAACAGATGAAGGCACCTAAGGTGATTGTGTTCAAGTTCAAGCGCCGAAAAAAATCACGCGTCAAAAAGGGACATCGTCAACTAATGACCGTGGTTCGTATCGAATCGATCTAA
- a CDS encoding TrkA family potassium uptake protein, whose amino-acid sequence MKFCVLGLGRFGYHVATRLAENGMEVLGVDNNETIVASVRDSVTQAICMQVHDEASLRSIGVDEMDAVIVAMGENFAGSILITALLKKRLNVPLVITRAVNEIHKEILLLIGADQIILPEREIGNTLADNLSLPFRVISRIAKNYSISQISAPEKFSGKTIKKIGLQENYRLNCIGIKKDGEIITVDKDYVVQEGNLLVLAGLNKDLAVVAKL is encoded by the coding sequence ATGAAATTTTGTGTGCTCGGATTAGGACGATTTGGTTATCACGTCGCGACGCGGCTTGCCGAAAATGGCATGGAAGTACTTGGTGTCGATAACAACGAAACAATTGTTGCATCGGTTCGTGATAGTGTTACGCAGGCAATTTGCATGCAAGTTCATGACGAAGCATCACTCAGATCTATCGGTGTTGACGAAATGGATGCGGTGATTGTTGCAATGGGAGAAAATTTTGCAGGCTCAATTTTAATAACTGCATTACTCAAAAAAAGACTCAACGTTCCATTGGTCATCACACGAGCGGTTAACGAGATCCACAAGGAAATCCTTCTATTGATTGGCGCCGATCAAATAATTTTGCCCGAGCGCGAAATAGGCAATACCCTTGCCGATAATTTAAGTTTGCCGTTCAGAGTAATTTCACGAATTGCCAAAAACTATTCGATCAGCCAAATAAGCGCACCAGAAAAATTTTCTGGCAAAACGATAAAAAAGATTGGGCTTCAAGAAAACTATCGCCTCAATTGCATCGGCATAAAAAAAGATGGGGAAATAATCACTGTAGACAAAGATTACGTTGTACAAGAAGGAAATCTCCTTGTGCTTGCAGGACTCAATAAAGATTTGGCAGTAGTTGCAAAATTATGA
- a CDS encoding trypsin-like peptidase domain-containing protein has product MNRSNWMAYTLVVLFCGGGIYWMRNIQKMQRQLYEEVRSSQLFHSSSNSQELGTKRDAGEPHIPGQAWSELQDKVKNAVVQVFSQVGTIDLLQPYKTPNQYQGTGSGFFINKEGEIITNAHVIDQAKAVWIQIPGLGKQQIDVEIVGLSPERDLALLRVPAEGLEIIKTVLGEIPHLGFGDSNDVKRADEVMTLGYPLGQQGLKSTVGVVSGREQHLIQIDAPINPGNSGGPSLNRSCQVVGVNTLYAPDAQNVGFIIPINQLKIVLDDLRTVKLLRKPFLGIIFNNGSESLTNYLSNPQPGGLYVVDVYKGSPLAKAGVKRGDMIYEINGYKLDMYGEMFWQGEKVALIDYVSQMKLGQQVDLVVYRKGARKDISLTFEQTELLPIRHVYPGFEKLDYEVTAGMVVQPLTINHLPILVNQAPALAKYAEMKYQMEPALIITHIFPDSQAHRSRSLMPGSILKEVNGEPCKTMQEFRAALSKGMTTGNLTIETNEGVFVVCPFKKVLEEQVRLAKDYFFPLSDTTKTLLVQAEKQSWFKIQKDEFLFAQVPGLIPVGNQAALAV; this is encoded by the coding sequence ATGAATAGAAGCAACTGGATGGCATACACACTGGTGGTTTTATTTTGCGGGGGTGGTATTTATTGGATGCGAAATATTCAAAAGATGCAGCGCCAGCTTTATGAAGAAGTTCGTTCAAGTCAACTTTTTCACAGTTCATCAAACTCTCAAGAGCTGGGTACCAAAAGAGATGCAGGTGAACCACATATTCCCGGGCAAGCATGGAGCGAGCTGCAAGACAAAGTGAAAAATGCGGTAGTGCAGGTATTTTCGCAAGTCGGCACTATTGATTTATTGCAGCCCTATAAAACGCCAAACCAATACCAAGGAACTGGCAGTGGATTCTTTATCAATAAAGAGGGCGAGATTATTACAAATGCGCATGTTATTGATCAAGCAAAAGCCGTATGGATTCAAATTCCTGGCCTTGGAAAACAACAAATCGATGTAGAAATTGTTGGATTAAGCCCGGAAAGAGATTTGGCTCTTTTGCGCGTTCCGGCAGAAGGTTTGGAAATTATCAAGACCGTTCTTGGTGAGATTCCCCATCTTGGTTTTGGCGATTCTAATGATGTCAAACGTGCAGATGAAGTTATGACTCTTGGTTATCCGTTGGGTCAGCAAGGGTTAAAAAGTACTGTGGGCGTTGTCAGCGGACGCGAGCAACATTTGATTCAAATTGACGCACCAATTAATCCTGGAAATTCCGGTGGTCCCTCTCTTAATAGATCGTGCCAAGTTGTTGGAGTCAATACGCTTTATGCTCCTGATGCGCAAAATGTCGGATTTATCATTCCTATTAATCAATTAAAAATTGTTTTGGATGATTTGCGTACCGTTAAACTACTCAGAAAGCCATTTTTGGGAATTATCTTCAATAATGGCAGTGAAAGTTTGACTAATTATTTGTCTAATCCGCAACCGGGTGGCCTCTATGTTGTAGATGTTTACAAAGGTAGTCCACTGGCAAAAGCTGGCGTCAAGCGCGGCGACATGATTTATGAAATTAACGGCTATAAACTCGATATGTATGGCGAAATGTTCTGGCAGGGCGAAAAGGTTGCTCTCATAGATTACGTTTCGCAAATGAAATTAGGGCAACAAGTAGATTTAGTTGTCTACAGAAAAGGAGCCAGAAAAGATATCTCGCTTACTTTTGAACAAACCGAATTGCTCCCTATTCGGCACGTGTATCCCGGATTTGAAAAGCTTGATTATGAAGTGACTGCTGGAATGGTTGTTCAGCCATTGACGATTAATCATTTACCTATTCTTGTTAATCAAGCACCTGCTTTGGCTAAATATGCTGAGATGAAATACCAGATGGAGCCGGCGTTGATCATAACGCATATTTTTCCAGATTCTCAAGCTCACAGAAGTCGTTCTCTTATGCCGGGAAGTATTTTGAAAGAAGTTAACGGCGAACCATGCAAAACAATGCAGGAATTTCGCGCGGCTCTTTCAAAGGGCATGACAACGGGAAACTTGACGATTGAAACGAATGAAGGTGTTTTCGTCGTCTGTCCATTTAAAAAAGTTTTAGAAGAGCAAGTGCGCTTAGCAAAAGATTATTTCTTCCCCCTTTCAGACACGACCAAAACACTCCTAGTACAAGCTGAAAAGCAATCTTGGTTTAAGATTCAAAAAGATGAATTTCTTTTTGCTCAGGTGCCTGGCTTGATTCCTGTTGGTAACCAAGCAGCATTAGCTGTTTAG
- a CDS encoding ABC transporter ATP-binding protein gives MICQETLIELTDVSFFYSSSFLSKRIVVLDKISCSIDYGKLFFLHGTNGSGKTTFLKILADLLRPSSGAIHRTNKPIVYVGHYFSLPQFFTPHQIISYVLNLRNKSITNDHIFFYLEQVNLENVAHQNIKSFSFGMRQRLMIAQALAQEPHLLLLDEPFSGIEKSLRPKIEALCLAENNSRSTIYICHDEFAYAHDFAIILHQGKLFMQRGSGQNGKEQVDNFRTRD, from the coding sequence ATGATCTGCCAGGAAACGCTTATTGAATTGACGGATGTAAGCTTTTTCTATTCATCTTCTTTTTTAAGCAAGCGCATAGTTGTTCTGGATAAAATTTCCTGTTCTATCGATTATGGGAAATTATTTTTTTTGCACGGTACTAACGGTTCCGGAAAAACTACCTTTTTAAAAATACTTGCGGACCTCTTACGCCCATCTTCCGGCGCAATTCATCGCACAAATAAGCCAATTGTATATGTCGGCCATTATTTCTCCTTACCACAATTTTTTACTCCTCATCAAATCATTTCGTATGTATTAAATTTGCGCAATAAAAGTATAACGAACGATCACATTTTTTTTTATTTGGAACAAGTTAATCTAGAAAACGTCGCGCATCAAAACATAAAATCATTTTCATTTGGGATGCGCCAACGATTGATGATTGCACAAGCACTTGCGCAAGAGCCGCATCTGCTACTTTTAGATGAACCATTCTCTGGAATAGAAAAATCGCTCAGACCAAAAATTGAAGCACTATGTTTGGCAGAAAATAATTCGCGAAGCACGATCTATATTTGTCACGATGAATTTGCATATGCACACGATTTCGCTATTATTTTACACCAGGGAAAATTATTCATGCAACGCGGATCGGGTCAAAACGGAAAGGAACAGGTTGATAATTTCAGGACGAGAGATTAA
- the dcd gene encoding dCTP deaminase, whose translation MIISGREIKRRLNNDIHITPFNEKQLNPNSYNLRLHNELLVYQDQVLDMKKANDTASIVIPENGLELTPGKLYLGRTVEYTKTDNLVPLIEGRSSIARLGLFIHITAGFGDVGFSGYWTLEIFCVQPIRIYPRIEICQIFYHTIEGDFDRYTSGKYQHNQGIQPSLLYTELT comes from the coding sequence TTGATAATTTCAGGACGAGAGATTAAACGCAGACTCAATAACGATATTCATATCACGCCCTTTAATGAAAAACAGCTCAATCCCAACAGCTATAATTTGCGCCTCCACAATGAATTGCTCGTATACCAAGATCAAGTGCTCGATATGAAAAAAGCAAACGATACCGCTTCGATTGTCATCCCAGAAAATGGACTTGAACTAACACCCGGGAAATTATATTTGGGGCGCACAGTAGAATATACTAAAACAGATAATTTAGTACCCCTTATTGAGGGAAGATCTTCGATTGCGCGGCTCGGACTTTTTATACATATCACCGCAGGATTTGGCGACGTTGGTTTTAGTGGTTATTGGACGCTTGAAATTTTCTGCGTGCAACCTATTAGAATTTATCCTAGAATTGAAATCTGCCAAATATTTTATCACACGATTGAAGGAGATTTCGATCGTTATACGAGTGGTAAATATCAGCACAATCAAGGAATTCAACCAAGCTTGCTTTATACCGAGCTTACTTAA
- a CDS encoding prolyl oligopeptidase family serine peptidase — protein MRFHLLLFTFLFALNAHAETVFIYAHGLGGSQEQARKLYMRFRDEQTENKHWIIDGNVALFDFADVLPQPNMYRRELVNLGQQADLERLHFAYQETLKRVPDAEIVLVGLSRGAATIINYVGLYKPAQLKAIVLDSPFDSFESIINQVKKIYFLQWIPQTVARSMMRMRFPSLEIDGITPSKTIHWLPITIPTIFIHSQTDLVVPIDSSRFLFEILKNRGHKDLYLLQLPDGDHGMLMRSAHAADYEAVVHAFFARYNIVCNDKIAQLGTHRLNQCRATI, from the coding sequence ATGCGTTTTCATCTCTTATTGTTCACTTTTCTTTTTGCTTTGAATGCGCATGCTGAAACAGTATTTATTTATGCGCACGGCCTTGGTGGCTCCCAAGAACAGGCGCGTAAACTTTATATGCGATTTCGTGATGAACAAACAGAAAATAAGCATTGGATAATTGATGGAAACGTTGCTCTTTTTGATTTTGCCGATGTTTTGCCACAACCGAACATGTATCGCCGCGAGTTAGTTAACTTGGGGCAGCAAGCAGATTTGGAGAGGTTGCATTTTGCTTACCAAGAAACACTTAAAAGGGTTCCTGATGCAGAAATTGTCCTTGTTGGTTTATCTCGCGGTGCTGCCACCATCATTAATTACGTGGGGCTCTATAAACCTGCACAGCTGAAAGCGATTGTTCTAGATTCGCCATTCGATTCGTTCGAATCGATTATTAATCAGGTTAAAAAAATTTATTTCCTTCAATGGATACCGCAAACCGTTGCCCGTTCAATGATGCGAATGAGGTTTCCTTCTCTTGAAATTGATGGCATTACGCCAAGCAAGACGATTCATTGGCTGCCCATTACTATTCCTACAATTTTTATTCACAGCCAAACCGACCTTGTGGTACCGATCGATTCTTCACGATTTTTGTTTGAAATCCTAAAAAACCGTGGGCATAAGGATCTTTATTTGCTCCAATTGCCCGATGGCGACCACGGAATGTTAATGCGTTCTGCACATGCGGCCGATTATGAGGCGGTTGTGCATGCCTTTTTTGCTCGCTATAATATAGTTTGCAATGATAAGATCGCTCAGCTTGGGACACATCGATTAAATCAATGCCGCGCTACAATCTAA
- a CDS encoding VTT domain-containing protein, which yields MNALKRCYNWMGAQVHEAYAIPLLAFVFFIESIVLIPVDPLLILYCIEYPGKSWYFASIATVASVIGGLMGYGLGAFCWDMVGTRLVGCFFSADQFEMALSLCKQYQGWALIIAGFLPVPYKIFTVCAGFFHVPLWQFLGCSLIARSMRYFLLATVLRIYGAKIKEYIDRYFSHLVLLLIVIVIGVIWYFKRS from the coding sequence ATGAATGCTCTCAAGCGTTGCTATAATTGGATGGGCGCACAAGTACATGAAGCGTACGCCATTCCTCTTCTCGCGTTTGTTTTCTTTATTGAATCGATCGTATTGATTCCTGTCGATCCGCTCCTGATTCTTTATTGCATTGAATACCCTGGTAAATCTTGGTACTTTGCAAGCATTGCGACAGTGGCGTCCGTAATTGGCGGGCTCATGGGATATGGTTTGGGAGCATTTTGTTGGGATATGGTTGGGACCCGATTGGTCGGTTGCTTTTTTAGTGCTGATCAATTTGAAATGGCACTTTCTTTGTGTAAACAATATCAAGGTTGGGCACTTATCATTGCTGGATTTCTCCCTGTTCCGTATAAAATATTCACCGTTTGCGCAGGATTTTTTCATGTTCCTCTCTGGCAGTTTCTCGGCTGTTCGCTTATTGCTCGCTCAATGCGTTATTTTTTACTTGCAACCGTATTGCGCATTTACGGAGCAAAGATCAAGGAATATATTGACCGCTATTTTAGCCACTTAGTACTATTGCTGATTGTGATAGTGATTGGTGTTATTTGGTATTTCAAGCGATCATAA
- a CDS encoding potassium transporter TrkG, with product MPVKHISHFSPGRIVLASVGCAIAIGTFLLSLPIARKVPISLIDLLFTSTSVTCVTGLLTVPLTDFTPFGQLVIFFLMQIGGLGIITLTLFLMLFFMEFGLGAQILAGKLLELETWKNIKHMIFFIIGLTIAIELIGAVFIFLAIHNEYSLQKAIFLSLFHSVSSFCDAGLSLFPDGMVAYKTNWLMLISTILIMLLGGIGFITIHEIIEYARARKVGTRPHLSLQTKITLSMTALLMTGAIVLFWLLERQNTLSHMDPFTAILNSVFNAVSNRSTGFLTVSIFDLNIATILMIMIVAFIGSSPGSTGSGIRTTTFAIFLATVKAAIEGKSSVQIKGRRIAKDQVYRTLAIIALSQAWILATIFCLLITEKGWDFLDVIFAVISAYATLGVDTGITPYLSFTGKLFIMATMIVGRIGSLTVAVALRKKLEAPEFQYPEERVMLS from the coding sequence ATGCCTGTAAAACATATTTCACACTTCTCTCCAGGTCGTATTGTCCTTGCCTCAGTCGGTTGTGCCATAGCAATAGGAACATTTCTTTTGTCATTGCCAATAGCACGAAAAGTACCCATTTCTCTTATCGATCTTCTTTTTACATCAACTTCGGTAACCTGTGTCACTGGATTACTAACAGTACCCCTGACAGACTTTACTCCTTTTGGACAGTTGGTTATTTTTTTCCTCATGCAAATAGGCGGACTGGGTATAATAACGCTTACACTTTTTTTAATGCTATTTTTTATGGAATTTGGATTAGGGGCGCAAATCCTCGCGGGCAAATTGCTTGAATTGGAAACGTGGAAAAATATTAAACACATGATATTTTTCATTATAGGGCTCACCATAGCAATTGAACTTATAGGCGCAGTCTTTATTTTTCTTGCAATTCATAATGAATACTCACTGCAAAAAGCAATTTTTTTATCCCTATTTCACTCAGTTTCTTCATTTTGCGATGCAGGCCTTTCTCTTTTTCCAGATGGCATGGTAGCTTATAAAACTAACTGGCTGATGCTGATTTCAACAATTTTGATCATGCTTTTAGGCGGTATTGGCTTTATTACCATTCACGAAATCATTGAATATGCACGAGCTCGTAAAGTCGGAACACGCCCGCATCTTTCTCTACAAACAAAAATCACGCTTTCAATGACCGCGTTGCTTATGACCGGAGCGATCGTACTCTTTTGGCTTCTTGAGAGACAAAATACACTTTCGCACATGGATCCATTTACCGCAATTTTAAATTCAGTTTTTAACGCGGTCTCAAATAGGAGTACGGGCTTTTTAACCGTCAGCATATTTGATTTGAATATAGCGACGATTCTCATGATAATGATCGTTGCTTTCATAGGTTCATCTCCCGGTTCGACCGGCAGTGGCATTAGAACTACAACGTTTGCAATCTTTCTTGCGACGGTAAAAGCAGCAATTGAGGGAAAATCCTCGGTGCAAATTAAAGGAAGGCGCATTGCAAAAGATCAAGTTTATCGAACACTTGCTATTATTGCCCTAAGCCAAGCATGGATTCTTGCCACTATTTTTTGTTTACTCATTACAGAAAAAGGCTGGGATTTCCTTGATGTGATTTTTGCGGTAATCTCCGCATACGCAACCCTTGGCGTTGACACAGGAATTACGCCTTATCTTTCTTTTACAGGAAAATTATTTATTATGGCAACGATGATTGTAGGCCGTATTGGATCGCTCACGGTTGCTGTCGCATTGCGTAAAAAATTAGAAGCACCGGAATTTCAGTATCCTGAAGAGCGGGTTATGTTATCTTAA
- a CDS encoding glycine--tRNA ligase, producing the protein MSTRHSAVTLEKIVSLCKRRGFVYPTAEIYGGLNGVYDFGNLGTLLKYNLRSAWLTSINAASDDILLMEGALLAPRSVWEASGHISNFNDPMVDCLNCKHRYRADELDLSKPCPHCGQKKWTDVRMFNMMFKTNVGASSDQTSEAYLRPETAQAIFVNFKNIISTNRVKIPFGVAQIGKAFRNEINPKQFLFRMREFEQMEIEWFCKEETAKKDFEFWSQQRLAFYNHIGIDPSQIRLRAHQTDELSHYSTATSDIEYNFPFGWKELEGVAYRTNFDLTQHGSHSTKDLAVFDEATKTSYIPHVVECSVGVDRLFLTTLFDAYDEDVADGEQRIVLRLNPRIAPIKAALMPLTKKQVEPVEKMYRELRRSGIMVQLDESGSIGKRYRRQDEIGTPVCFTYDFESENDHCVTARNRDTMQQERISLDRVHEYLKNLIK; encoded by the coding sequence ATGAGCACCCGGCATTCGGCAGTAACACTTGAAAAAATAGTTTCTTTATGCAAACGCAGAGGATTTGTCTACCCTACTGCAGAAATCTATGGTGGGTTGAACGGAGTATACGATTTCGGTAATTTGGGAACCTTACTGAAATACAATTTACGTTCAGCATGGCTAACTTCTATAAACGCCGCTTCTGACGATATTTTATTAATGGAAGGCGCACTTCTAGCACCACGCTCTGTTTGGGAAGCTTCGGGCCATATTTCAAATTTTAACGATCCGATGGTTGATTGCCTAAATTGCAAACATCGCTATCGTGCTGATGAGCTCGACCTTTCAAAACCGTGCCCACATTGTGGACAAAAAAAATGGACAGATGTACGCATGTTTAACATGATGTTCAAAACAAACGTTGGGGCATCATCAGATCAAACAAGCGAAGCATACCTGCGCCCAGAAACAGCTCAAGCAATTTTTGTAAACTTTAAAAATATTATTTCGACAAATCGTGTAAAAATTCCATTCGGCGTTGCACAAATTGGTAAAGCATTTCGTAATGAAATTAATCCTAAACAGTTCTTATTCAGAATGCGCGAATTTGAACAAATGGAAATCGAGTGGTTCTGCAAAGAAGAAACTGCAAAAAAAGATTTTGAATTTTGGTCCCAACAACGTCTGGCTTTTTATAATCATATCGGCATTGATCCATCACAAATTCGTTTGCGCGCTCATCAAACCGATGAATTATCGCACTATTCTACCGCAACTTCCGATATTGAATATAATTTCCCTTTCGGTTGGAAAGAGCTTGAGGGCGTTGCATACCGGACCAATTTTGATTTAACGCAGCACGGTTCACACTCAACAAAAGATCTCGCGGTTTTTGATGAAGCGACCAAAACATCTTATATTCCACATGTTGTAGAATGTTCGGTTGGCGTTGATAGATTATTCCTAACCACACTTTTTGATGCGTATGATGAAGATGTTGCAGATGGAGAACAACGCATTGTCCTTCGCCTTAATCCGCGGATAGCCCCGATAAAAGCAGCGCTGATGCCACTCACCAAAAAGCAAGTTGAGCCTGTTGAAAAGATGTATCGTGAATTACGCCGAAGTGGCATTATGGTACAACTTGATGAATCTGGCTCTATTGGTAAACGATATCGCCGACAAGATGAAATCGGTACACCTGTATGCTTTACGTACGATTTTGAGAGTGAAAATGATCATTGCGTAACCGCAAGAAACCGTGATACGATGCAGCAAGAAAGAATTTCTCTTGATCGAGTACACGAGTATCTTAAAAATCTGATAAAATAG